Genomic DNA from Halorussus rarus:
AGACCGCCGCGCCGAGCGTCCCCGCGCGTAGCCGACCGCCGGCGACCGCCTTCCGTTCGTCGTCCCCGTCACCGGTCGCCGTTCCGCGACGTCCCGGGAGTCCGGACCCCTTTTAACGGTTCACGCCCTGAGCTTCGCGTATCTAGATGACTCTCACTAAGCGCATCATCCCGTGCATCGACGTGGACTTGGACGAGGACGGGAACCCCGCGGTGTACACCGGCGTCAACTTCGAAGACCTCGAGTACACCGGCGACCCGGTCGAGATGGCCCGGGCGTACAACGAGTCGGGCGCCGACGAGTTCGTCTTCCTCGACATCACCGCGAGCGCCGACGGCCGCGAGACCATGCTCGGCGTGGTCGAGGACGTGGCCGACGAGATATTCATCCCGCTCACGGTGGGCGGCGGCATCCGGACGACCGACGACATCAAGGAGACGCTCCGGGCGGGCGCCGACAAGGTCTCGATCAACTCCGGCGCCATCGCGAACCCCGACCTCATCACGCGTGGCGCCGACGCCTTCGGCAGCCAGTGCATCGTCATCTCGGTCGACGCCAGGCGCCGGTTCGACGAGCGCGGCGAGCACTACGTCGACGTCGACGGCGAGTCCTGCTGGTTCGAGTGCACCGTCAAGGGCGGCCGCGAGGGGACCGGCCTCGACGTCGTCGAGTGGGCTGCGGAGGCCGAGGCCCGCGGCGCCGGCGAACTGTTCGTCAACTCCATCGACAAGGACGGCACGAAGGACGGCTACGACATCCCGCTGACGAAGGCGGTCTGCGACGCGGTCGACACCCCGGTCATCGCCTCCTCGGGGTGCGGCGGCCCGGAGGACATGTACGAGGTGTTCACCGAGGCGGGCGCGGACGCCGGTCTGGCGGCCTCGATCTTCCACTTCGGCGAGTACTCCATCCGCGACATCAAGGAGTACCTCGACGACCGCGACGTGCCGGTCCGTCTCTGAGCGATAGTTCGCTTCGCTCGGCTCTCCACCTGGCGGTGCTTCGCTGTCGGCGAGTACGGTCGAAAAACGAGCCGGTTCGGGGTCCGACGGGAGCGCGGAGTCGCGCCCCCGGTCGACGATTTTCT
This window encodes:
- the hisF gene encoding imidazole glycerol phosphate synthase subunit HisF; amino-acid sequence: MTLTKRIIPCIDVDLDEDGNPAVYTGVNFEDLEYTGDPVEMARAYNESGADEFVFLDITASADGRETMLGVVEDVADEIFIPLTVGGGIRTTDDIKETLRAGADKVSINSGAIANPDLITRGADAFGSQCIVISVDARRRFDERGEHYVDVDGESCWFECTVKGGREGTGLDVVEWAAEAEARGAGELFVNSIDKDGTKDGYDIPLTKAVCDAVDTPVIASSGCGGPEDMYEVFTEAGADAGLAASIFHFGEYSIRDIKEYLDDRDVPVRL